A stretch of the Tachysurus vachellii isolate PV-2020 chromosome 26, HZAU_Pvac_v1, whole genome shotgun sequence genome encodes the following:
- the prrc2b gene encoding protein PRRC2B isoform X1, which translates to MSDRLGQITKSKDGKSKYSSLNLFDKYKGKSIETQKTTVVARHGLQSLGKVAAARRMPPPAHLPSLKSENRGNDPNVIIVPKDGTGWANKQEQPDQKSSVVLTAQPPEPQQPLPLQKSVSNLQKPTAAASQESTSTGGPKQWAQLNGKALDQDGLRVSNRLQPFSHEEFPTLKAAGEQDKVGKEKIVFDPSYGPGPSLRPQNVTSWREGGGRYLQPPSLSSALSSDPEGKTSASPEATSPLPPPSSSSTSTTSSSANAASTASSDPKDPSVRLAPPTRRPTPGLQYQLHHSSTTTYHDMLPAFMCSKETPDGPGSTEHGSSAAAVVAPMRFDARPTFRPPYPPPDPVNGDVRRESRFARVPPRPSPRPIRRPGDRPSRPAIINPDDLKDLDDLDNDCEDGWAGLHEEVDYSEKLKFSDDEEDHLPSEKSKIWFVIRGEWESRRDRQSSMSSDDQEDLYHHQQDPLPSRKSNSRYGSTDLQQKSSGVNESLEEQDEPQRSAPLPPRGKFVSPDVSEAVERARRRREEEERRAREERLAACAEKLKKLDEKFGKIERPAHSGDVHGGENKELLLSPGRETGKAHQEAWQHGNKDVSEQKFDSLHSQDYRDDFSYRSEDDGPDYTQRHQKAVPPRFQKQQQDQLYKMQQWQQAGSGPAQRGYYPPHVLGFDPRWMMMPPYMDPRMTQGRSTVDYYTPNVHSSGVGKSAMQQDRLNSPGSASDEGGHSSMHQEKKAHSDTYSVWSQDGYPPARSFTPPYQRQHESAERSQADDRSDRSCSQQDSYEERGIERAESPSENLIHQGYHPSRGSNISLSSQRDEDASQAGHSEYSKTEHQKDVSSNRHQRDPDSRDDVCECKEKSFDSGFWRKDDSIKKDKDAVQWSDPGSSSSSGVSQPSEPIGRTFRRTGPIKKPVLKALKVEDKENEKPKSEPEEKPVPYRLEKEVLTNVYDLKKDNQPSISRHPGPPVASHEEKQPSRPKVEKSSNLNEESNKENGWDGSNSQVKENPESREPPVPRRNNWIFIDEEQAFAGARGAGRGRGRGFREFNSRGGGRGGRSENNRGVYNTGNIQRTGRGRGSRDFVKTEDLQRGKPRRRNVSETLSEASEYEELPKRRRQKNGENGEAAYSSSGDTKRADRDSWRSNKVYNNDQSISGEAREKPKTRSFGRSLPPRLNTGYNRGFGSKDFTTWRGRGNQFGSGSIQENGYTFTSGDSSRKSAECDLKYPPKFASSFENGAEDREGDYHGDNDNSDNRPLRRRRPPRQDKPPRFRRLRQERETGGQWNSEEYVNGDFINPWSGRSKPGEDHWPGQYSGNRQHDFTPQGEDWETGSENSDLNDWREKRGDAPVEVGHGEPGSEKRELSKRSFSSQRPLVDRQNRKSDILESSKMPRSTDAPSVGGSSNRNDGWQNGMTTNCRRSPEDTASGLNAGSVYGVEQTEDGLSISNTDASGKKLEKDLKPRSIKGDLSEPLSQYDLNSYPIESDSRVSVPSPDGFQDALAKKQRRPQEDERRRKEQGAPVMVKNRAITSKMPPRFAKKQSGISIEQPEETLSSNNLGTEIWETNSTALTVQSSGGDSWTKQVSYTGSEPNSEDSDAGPEQSKEHKPGPIGNERSLKNRKGSEGVERLEGPITPVNGVDIHVENVIPVPPIEFGVSPKDSDFSLPPGSAPVVVSNPVTKLQDALASNAGLAQGIPMLRRDHLQPGINLNTISFPTTDLTLKMESARKAWENSQSLPEQGSPGGAGSVTQPPCSSSSAVSYSSFGGVSMPPMPVASVAPSVSMQGQIYSGNHIPPLYLDGHMFQSQPRLVPPTMTQQQSYQQAAAAQQIPISIHTSLQAQAQLGLRGGLPVSQSQEMFNSIPAFRSQVYMQPSLSHPSAMVLSGAAQLKGPYSAFPGMQPSEMVKQQSGSHFQPINGSQALVYDSTINQAAGMGTSQLMDSQLIQVTMPLPGSQLRYGSAQQHLILPQSIQLQQGQNLSVGAPRRIIPSASQPPVIAAGREPSQLEMKGFQFPDKASHSPGIPGGPYRPGSASPSGKPSGPGVPPNVGPLPGHYAQQVPPPQGNMVMHMRTPTSGPYPNPIQRPVMQVNKAVIMRSTPYTSPGRDPTHCAPPNNPEPPNKGAEEGTKVLREARQVVSDLKAASSSSVIPGKLQEATVVGPGKPNRTGAIKPQNIKVEESKA; encoded by the exons ATGTCAGATCGTTTGGGGCAAATAACCAAGTCCAAGGATGGGAAAAGCAAGTATTCCTCGCTCAACCTATTTGACAAGTACAAGGGAAAGTCAATAGAAACTCAGAAAACCACAG TTGTTGCTCGACATGGCTTACAGAGTCTTGGTAAAGTGGCCGCTGCCCGGCGCATGCCCCCGCCTGCTCACCTGCCGAGCCTGAAGTCCGAGAACAGAGGAAACGATCCAAACGTGATTATCGTGCCCAAAGACGGAACAGGATGGGCGAACAAGCAGGAACAACCCGATCAAAAGAG TTCCGTTGTGTTGACAGCACAGCCGCCGGAGCCGCAGCAGCCGCTGCCTTTGCAGAAATCCGTCTCCAATCTTCAGAAGCCTACAGCGGCAGCCAGTCaggag AGCACAAGCACCGGTGGACCAAAGCAATGGGCACAACTAAATGGAAAGGCACTAGATCAAGATG GTTTAAGGGTCTCAAACCGACTGCAGCCCTTCTCTCACGAGGAATTTCCGACGCTGAAAGCAGCAGGAGAACAGGACAAGGTTGGCAAGGAAAAAATCGTCTTCGATCCGTCGTATGGGCCAGGACCAAGCCTCCGCcctcaga aTGTGACGAGTTGGAGGGAGGGTGGAGGGAGGTATCTTCAGCCCCCATCTCTGTCCTCAGCCCTCTCCTCCGATCCAGAGGGCAAAACCAGTGCCTCTCCTGAGGCTACCagtcctcttcctcctccatccTCATCTTCCACCTCCACCACTTCCTCTTCTGCCAACGCGGCCAGCACGGCTTCATCTGACCCAAAGGACCCTTCCGTTCGACTGGCTCCACCCACTCGCCGACCAACCCCTGGGCTGCAGTATCAGCTCCATCactcctccaccaccacctaCCATGACATGCTGCCTGCTTTT ATGTgttccaaggagactcctgatGGTCCGGGTTCTACCGAGCACGGCTCTTCTGCTGCCGCCGTTGTTGCCCCTATGCGCTTTGATGCTCGTCCCACATTTAGGCCCCCTTACCCTCCTCCTGATCCAGTCAA CGGAGACGTGAGGAGAGAGAGCCGTTTTGCCCGCGTCCCACCTCGTCCCTCTCCTCGGCCAATTCGGCGTCCTGGCGACCGGCCTTCCCGTCCTGCCATCATCAACCCAGATGATCTGAAAGACCTGGATGACCTAGATAATGACTGTGAGGACGGATGGGCAG GTCTTCATGAGGAGGTGGATTACAGCGAGAAGCTCAAATTCAGTGACGACGAAGAGGATCACTTACCCAGTGAGAAGAGCAAGATCTG GTTTGTTATCAGGGGAGAGTGGGAATCTCGTCGTGACCGACAGTCATCCATGAGCTCCGACGATCAGGAGGACTTGTACCATCACCAGCAGGATCCTTTGCCTTCCAGAAAATCCAACAGCAGATACGGCTCCACCGACCTGCAG CAGAAGAGCAGCGGTGTGAACGAGTCTCTGGAGGAACAGGACGAGCCTCAGCGTTCTGCTCCCCTTCCTCCTCGGGGAAAATTTGTCTCTCCGGACGTTTCTGAGGCTGTGGAAAGGGCACGTCGGAGgcgtgaggaggaggagaggcgTGCACGAGAGGAGAGGCTGGCTGCCTGTGCTGAAAAACTCAAGAAACTGGACGAGAAATTTGGCAAAATAGAGAGACCAGCACACAGTGGAGATGTGCACggaggagaaaataaagagctGTTGCTGTCACCTGGGAGAGAGACGGGCAAAGCTCATCAGGAAGCCTGGCAGCATGGAAATAAAG ATGTTTCTGAGCAGAAATTCGACTCGCTCCACAGCCAGGATTACAGGGACGATTTCAGCTACAGGAGTGAGGACGATGGTCCTGACTACACCCAACGGCACCAGAAAGCCGTTCCCCCACGCTTCCAAAAGCAGCAGCAG GATCAGCTGTATAAGATGCAGCAGTGGCAGCAGGCTGGGTCTGGTCCAGCTCAAAGAGGGTATTATCCCCCTCATGTGCTTGGCTTTGACCCCCGCTGGATGATGATGCCCCCTTACATGGACCCACGGATGACCCAGGGACGCTCAACAGTCGATTATTATACTCCTAACGTCCACTCCTCGG GTGTAGGGAAGTCTGCCATGCAGCAGGACCGCCTCAACAGCCCTGGGTCTGCCTCAGACGAGGGCGGCCATTCCAGCATGCACCAAGAGAAGAAGGCACACTCTGACACGTACTCAGTTTGGAGCCAAGATGGGTATCCACCTGCACGCAGTTTCACCCCACCTTATCAGAGACAGCACGAGAGCGCTGAGAGAAGTCAGGCAGACGACAG GAGCGACCGGTCGTGCTCTCAGCAGGACTCGTATGAGGAGAGAGGGATAGAACGTGCTGAAAGCCCTTCAGAAAATCTCATCCATCAGGGCTACCACCCAAGCAGAGGGTCCAATATATCTCTTAGTTCGCAGCGAGACGAAGATGCGTCTCAGGCAGGACACAGTGAGTACTCGAAAACCGAGCACCAGAAAGATGTTTCCTCAAACCGGCACCAGAGAGATCCGGATTCTCGTGACGACGTGTGTGAGTGCAAGGAGAAGAGTTTTGATTCTGGTTTCTGGAGGAAAGACGACTCTATAAAGAAAGATAAAGATGCCGTGCAGTGGTCCGATCCAGGGTCTAGCAGTAGCAGTGGGGTCAGCCAACCGTCCGAGCCGATCGGCAGAACCTTCAGAAGGACGGGTCCTATCAAGAAACCAGTGCTCAAGGCCCTGAAGGTGGAGGACAAGGAGAACGAGAAGCCCAAATCAGAACCAGAAGAGAAGCCTGTTCCGTATAGACTCGAGAAGGAAGTCCTTACCAATGTCTATGACTTGAAAAAGGACAACCAGCCTTCAATTAGCAGGCACCCAGGTCCTCCTGTGGCCTCTCACGAGGAAAAACAACCTTCTCGTCCAAAAGTCGAGAAATCCAGCAACCTGAATGAAGAATCCAACAAGGAGAATGGATGGGATGGCAGTAATTCCCAGGTGAAGGAGAACCCTGAAAGCAGAGAGCCTCCAGTGCCTCGTCGAAACAACTGGATCTTTATAGATGAAGAACAGGCTTTTGCTGGAGCCAGAGGGGCAGGGCGAGGTAGAGGCAGAGGATTTAGGGAGTTTAACTCACGTGGCGGAGGCCGAGGAGGGCGTAGTGAAAACAATAGGGGCGTGTACAACACCGGAAATATCCAACGAACAGGCCGGGGCCGAGGGTCAAGGGATTTTGTCAAAACTGAAGATTTGCAAAGAGGCAAACCACGAAGAAGGAACGTGAGCGAGACTCTGAGCGAGGCCTCTGAATACGAAGAGCTGCCCAAGCGGCGCCGCCAGAAAAATGGAGAGAATGGAGAGGCTGCTTATTCCTCTTCTGGAGACACTAAAAGGGCAGACCGTGATTCCTGGCGCTCCAATAAGGTTTACAATAACGATCAGAGCATTAGTGGAGAAGCGAGGGAAAAACCCAAGACGAGAAGTTTTGGTCGGTCTCTTCCTCCACGCTTGAACACTGGATATAACCGTGGGTTTGGATCAAAAGATTTTACCACTTGGAGGGGAAGAGGGAACCAGTTTGGAAGTGGATCCATTCAGGAGAACGGCTACACCTTTACAAGTGGCGACTCCTCTAGAAAATCGGCAGAATGCGATCTGAAATACCCTCCAAAGTTTGCTTCATCTTTCGAGAACGGCGCCGAAGATCGGGAAGGAGACTACCACGGTGACAACGATAATTCAGACAACCGGCCACTGAGAAGGCGACGCCCTCCTCGACAAGACAAACCTCCGAGGTTTAGACGTCTACGCCAGGAACGAGAAACCGGAGGGCAGTGGAACAGTGAGGAGTACGTCAATGGGGATTTTATAAATCCTTGGTCCGGTCGATCCAAACCCGGAGAGGACCATTGGCCTGGTCAGTATTCTGGAAATAGGCAGCATGATTTCACACCTCAGGGTGAGGACTGGGAGACTGGATCGGAAAACAGTGACCTGAACGACTGGAGAGAGAAGCGTGGCGACGCACCTGTAGAAGTGGGCCATGGGGAGCCAGGCTCTGAGAAACGAGAGCTCTCCAAGAGAAGTTTCTCCAGCCAGCGCCCTCTGGTGGACCGACAGAATCGTAAGAGCGACATTTTGGAGAGCTCAAAAATGCCCCGATCCACAGACGCTCCTTCCGTCGGCGGGTCGTCTAACCGAAACGACGGTTGGCAGAACGGAATGACGACCAACTGCAGACG GAGTCCCGAGGACACAGCATCGGGCTTGAATGCTGGGTCGGTGTACGGTGTAGAGCAGACAGAAGACGGCCTTTCCATCAGCAACACCGACGCTTCAGGGAAGAAGCTGGAGAAAGACCTAAAGCCGAGGAGCATAAAGGGAGACTTGTCGGAGCCGCTTTCACAATACGACCTCAACAGCTACCCAA TTGAAAGCGATTCTAGAGTCTCTGTTCCAAGTCCTGACGGATTCCAAGACGCGCTCGCCAAAAAACAGCGGCGCCCGCAGGAGGACGAGCGAAGGAGGAAGGAACAAGGAGCACCA GTAATGGTAAAGAACAGAGCGATCACTTCAAAAATGCCTCCTCGTTTCGCAAAGAAGCAAAGCGGCATCTCCATCGAACAGCCCGAGGAAACCCTCTCGAGCAATAACCTTGGCACTGAGATCTGGGAGACCAACAGCACAG CGCTTACAGTTCAGTCGTCCGGCGGAGACTCGTGGACAAAGCAGGTTTCATACACTGGGAGTGAACCAAACTCAGAG GATTCAGACGCAGGGCCAGAGCAGAGCAAAGAGCACAAACCTGGGCCGATCGGAAACGAGCGCTCTCTGAAGAACCGCAAGGGTTCTGAGGGAGTGGAGCGTCTTGAAGGCCCGATCACTCCCGTTAACGGAGTGGACATCCACGTCGAAAACGTTATCCCCGTCCCACCCATCGAGTTCGGAGTCAGCCCCAAGGACTCGGACTTTAGCCTCCCTCCAGGATCGGCACCGGTGGTCGTGTCCAACCCTGTCACCAAGCTGCAGGATGCTCTCGCCAGTAAC gcgggccttgctcagggtatTCCTATGCTGCGCAGAGATCACCTGCAACCTGGCATCAACCTCAACACCATTTCCTTCCCTACCACCGACCTCACTCTCAAG ATGGAGTCTGCACGTAAAGCCTGGGAGAACTCTCAATCCCTCCCTGAGCAGGGTTCTCCAGGCGGCGCCGGTTCAGTCACTCAACCCCCTTGCAGCTCGTCCAGCGCGGTCAGCTACAGCTCTTTTGGAGGCGTCTCCATGCCCCCTATGCCCGTGGCCTCTGTCGCGCCCTCCGTCTCCATGCAAGGTCAGATTTATTCCG GTAATCACATCCCACCTCTGTACCTGGACGGCCACATGTTTCAAAGCCAGCCTCGTTTGGTGCCGCCGACAATGACTCAGCAGCAAAGCTACCAACAG gctGCAGCCGCTCAGCAGATCCCCATCTCCATTCACACATCTCTGCAGGCTCAGGCTCAGCTCGGACTCCGGGGCGGTCTGCCTGTCTCTCAGTCCCAAGAGATGTTCAACTCTATCCCTGCTTTCAG GTCACAGGTGTACATGCAGCCCAGCCTGTCCCACCCAAGTGCGATGGTGCTTTCTGGAGCAGCCCAACTCAAAGGGCCGTACTCGGCGTTCCCCGGCATGCAGCCTTCCGAGATGGTGAAGCAGCAATCTGGCTCACACTTCCAGCCCATTAACGGCAGCCAGGCGCTGGTTTACGACAGCACCATCAACCAGGCTGCGGGAATGGGCACGTCTCAGCTCATGGACTCGCAGCTCATTCAG GTGACGATGCCTTTACCCGGCTCTCAGCTGCGTTACGGTTCGGCCCAGCAGCACCTGATCCTCCCGCAGTCCATCCAGCTTCAGCAGGGACAGAACCTGTCTGTCGGCGCCCCACGTCGCATCATCCCCTCCGCGTCCCAGCCACCGGTCATTGCTGCCGGCCGAGAG CCATCTCAGCTGGAGATGAAAGGATTTCAATTCCCTGATAAAGCCAGCCACTCACCTGGGATACCTGGTGGTCCGTACAG GCCAGGTTCAGCCAGCCCCAGTGGGAAGCCGTCTGGCCCCGGTGTCCCTCCAAACGTCGGCCCGCTCCCAGGCCATTACGCCCAACag GTGCCCCCTCCACAGGGCAACATGGTAATGCACATGCGCACCCCTACCAGTGGGCCTTACCCAAACCCTATACAGAGACCTGTAATGCAGGTAAACAAGGCTGTAATTATGCGCTCTACCCCTTACACGAGCCCAGGCCGCGATCCTACCCACTGCGCTCCCCCTAACAACCCGGAGCCCCCAAATAAGGGTGCAGAGGAGGGCACGAAG GTCCTTCGTGAGGCTCGGCAGGTCGTATCCGATCTGAAGGCGGCCTCTTCGTCGTCGGTGATTCCTGGAAAACTGCAAGAGGCCACTGTAGTTGGACCAGGGAAGCCGAACCGCACCGGAGCCATTAAACCTCAGAACATTAAAGTGGAGGAGAGCAAGGCTTGA